A segment of the Bacteroidota bacterium genome:
TTGAAATGCCGCCCCTGCGCGAGCGCGAGGGAGATGTCGAGCGGTTGTCGGCGTTTTTCCTCGAACGATTTTGCCAGGAGTTCGGCAAGACCGTCCGCGGGATCGGGCCCCAAGCGTTGACCTTGCTGCGCCACTATCCCTGGCCCTTCGACGCTATGCAGGTGGTTATAATCTGGAAACGCCCGCAACATCACAGGGAGCGCATCCAGAAATTCATCGTGGTGAAACTTCGAATTGAAAACAATCGCATCTGCTGCAAGGCAGGAAAGGTAGTTGATGTACGCATAGGTGTAATCGCGTTCCCGTCCTTCCTTAAGCGGATAGGTGAGCTGGTTCTCATGCAGGTACAGGATCACCGGCACATCGGACAGTGAAGGCCGGCACAGGGCCAGGAAAGCCGGCACATTCACCATATCTGAAGCCAGAATCACATCCGGCTTGTTGCCCTCTGCCACCCAGTCATTGACTTTACGCGCCATGGTAACAGCCCCACCATGCATGCGCCATTTCCAAAAACGGGCGGACATGGTTACGGCGTGGACGTCGTGTTGGCTGTGTTTTTTGAGCCCATCCAGAAAATTTCTATGCGACCCTCCATACCAGGGCTCTAGCGCTAATACCTTCATCAAAGGGGGTACTTGAGAGTTTGTATTTCGCCGATCTGGCGGCTTAGTCTTCTTCTGCCTCGGTTGCCTGACGTGCTTTCTCTTCATCGATAAGCTTCATCAGTTCATCTTCTTCCATTTCTGTAGATGGACGAACAATGCTAATGGCACGCACCTGCAATTTCTCGCGCAGTGCGGCATCCCTTACCTCATCCGCTGTGATAAGCTTTTCTTCACCAGGATTCAGCCGCAGCGGACGCGTCTTCATCTCGATGTCAACCGCACGTGTGTTGGTGTTCTTAATTAACATTCCTCTACGTTGCTTCGCCACGCAGATACCTCTTGCCTTAAATTTTGTTGATGTACTGTACATGCAGGATGGCTGCATAATACAACATTTCGCCATAGATTTATGAAAGGTTCCCGTCGATTACTTTCTCTTTTCACAAATCGGCCGCCGAGCCTGGTACTTTTCTGTGTAAAAATGGTGTTTTCAGACCAGCAATTTGAGGCCATCCCGCGCCGTTGAGCAGCTATTCTCCTAAATAAAATCAGCCGAGGTACAAAGTACCCCGGCCTTAAGCCCCAGACCATACTGGTCGCCGACCCACGTTGCGACCCCATACAGCCTGAAACTGCCCAAGGATACCTTTTACCTAACACATTAATCAACCAGAAACACCTCCTTTTCACGGAATCTTGGCCTTTCACATCAATTATTAAGCAAATACTTACCAACAGTAGATCAATTTGACCGCTTTCAGAAAAAAACCGAGACCAAAAGCAGGTTTCGCCAAAAGAAAGCGCGCGCAACGTCTAGTGCTAGACGTTGCGCGCGTGCACCCTTCAGAGACCATCAGGAGCTATTGTTGGTCATGCTGTTATACCGGGGAAATCTGTGGGTCGAATATTATTTCACAGCATACACACAGGTGCAAATATCCTAAAACATCGTAAATAGTCGGATTACCAAAATCCAGAACAGCAAACAGAATCCGAGCGAGGATCCCATTACAAGCAATCCATTCAACAAATCGCCGTACTCAATAGAAGGAATACGGCTTGCCGGTGTTGGTATGACTGTACGGTTGGTCATCTGTTCTGTTCAAGGAGACATCGTGGCAGTAATCAATGGAGGGATATTGTGTTAAAATGATACTCTTATTTCGCCGGCTGATCAATCACATATCTATGTGAAAAACAGGTATGTCTATACACTAAATCCGTCTATTACAATAAATAACCCACATTTTCATGCTATAAAGAGGGTAGCTGATTAACTGCTTACGCGTTTTTTGTAACGCAAATCGTTATGCCAAAGCCACCGCTTTTCCCCTTTCGTGGGCGGAGATCAGCACACACATTGCGCTTGTTTACTACCCAATATTTACAAGAAACTGCGCTTGGTATGGCTGATCTCCTCTTCCCGGTACAATGTTCGGGATGTCATGGGCGGGTCGTGGCGCGGTGTTACCCGGTGTGCACACGCTGCTTGCAAAAACTAGAGCGGGTCCCTGAACAAGAGGCACAGCAGTCGCTGGCTAACCTGACACAAGCATGTGAGGCATTTGAACGCGTATTACCCCTCTGGATATTTGATAAAGCAGGAACAGTGCAGCGTATTCACAGTGCGCTCAAATATAAAAACCAGCCTTTAACCGGCCGGCAACTTGGGGCTTTGATGGCAAAGCTCCTTATTGTCCCCCTGGCACTGGACGCGCGCCCTACGCTGGTTATTCCCATCCCTTTGCATCGGCAGCGCTTATTCGAACGCGGCTACAATCAGAGTGCGCAATTGGCAATTGGGCTCGCCAAAACCGCAAATATCCCATTTGACGCAAGCATAATGGTTCGGCGTCGATACACCCGTACACAAACAGGATTTGATCAGCAGCAACGGCTTGCGAATGTAAAAGGCGCTTTTGGAATCCGCGCGGCGCGCAGTAGTGCGGTTTGTGGCGCACATGTATTGCTTGTTGATGACGTATTGACAACCGGCGCAACCTTGTTAGCTGCTGCAGAACCCTTGCGGGAGGCCGGCGCAGC
Coding sequences within it:
- a CDS encoding DUF3524 domain-containing protein; amino-acid sequence: MKVLALEPWYGGSHRNFLDGLKKHSQHDVHAVTMSARFWKWRMHGGAVTMARKVNDWVAEGNKPDVILASDMVNVPAFLALCRPSLSDVPVILYLHENQLTYPLKEGRERDYTYAYINYLSCLAADAIVFNSKFHHDEFLDALPVMLRAFPDYNHLHSVEGPGIVAQQGQRLGPDPADGLAELLAKSFEEKRRQPLDISLALAQGRHF
- a CDS encoding ComF family protein; this encodes MQKLERVPEQEAQQSLANLTQACEAFERVLPLWIFDKAGTVQRIHSALKYKNQPLTGRQLGALMAKLLIVPLALDARPTLVIPIPLHRQRLFERGYNQSAQLAIGLAKTANIPFDASIMVRRRYTRTQTGFDQQQRLANVKGAFGIRAARSSAVCGAHVLLVDDVLTTGATLLAAAEPLREAGAAAVSIATLAMARRTNR